A window of the Gossypium arboreum isolate Shixiya-1 chromosome 2, ASM2569848v2, whole genome shotgun sequence genome harbors these coding sequences:
- the LOC108466975 gene encoding cellulose synthase A catalytic subunit 2 [UDP-forming]-like — protein MDTGGRLIAGSHNRNEFVLINADENARIKSVQELSGQTCQICGDEIEITVDGEPFVACNECAFPVCRPCYEYERREGNQACPQCKTRYKRIKGSPRVEGDEEEDDIDDLDNEFDYDASDPQQVAEAMLNARLNTGRGTHQNAYGMPASSELDSSLPSSQIPLLTYGEEDSEISADHHALIVPQFMGNGNRVHPMPCSDPSVPLQPRPMVPKKDIAVYGYGSVAWKDRMEEWKKRQNDKLQVVKHEGGNDGGNFDGKELDDADLPMMDEGRQPLSRKLPIPSSKINPYRMIIILRLAILGLFFHYRLLHPVRDAYGLWLTSVICEIWFAVSWILDQFPKWCPIERETYLDRLSLRYEKEGKPSELANVDIFVSTVDPMKEPPLITANTVLSILAVDYPVDKVACYVSDDGAAMLTFEALSETAEFARKWVPFCKKFNIEPRAPEWYFSQKIDYLRNKVHPAFVRERRAMKREYEEFKVQINGLVATAQKVPEDGWTMQDGTPWPGNNVRDHPGMIQVFLGDNGVRDVEGNELPSLVYVSREKRPGFEHHKKAGAMNALIRVSAVLSNAPYLLNVDCDHYINNSKALREAMCFMMDPTSGKKVCYVQFPQRFDGIDRHDRYSNRNVVFFDINMKGLDGIQGPIYVGTGCVFRRQALYGFDAPVTKKPPGKTCNCLPKWCCFLCCCSRKNKKQKQKKEKTKKSKQREASKQIHALENIEGAISESNSQSSVTSEMKLEKKFGQSPVFVASTLLEDGGVPQNASPASLLREAIQVISCGYEDKTEWGKEVGWIYGSVTEDILTGFKMHCHGWRSVYCIPKRPAFKGSAPINLSDRLHQVLRWALGSVEIFLSRHCPIWYGYGGGLKWLERFSYINSVVYPWTSIPLLVYCTLPAICLLTGKFIVPEISNYASLVFMGLFISIAATGILEMQWGGVGIDDWWRNEQFWVIGGVSSHLFALFQGLLKVLAGVSTSFTVTSKAADDGEFSELYLFKWTSLLIPPTTLLIINIVGVVVGISDAINNGYDSWGPLFGRLFFAFWVIIHLYPFLKGLLGKQDRMPTIILVWSILLASILTLMWVRINPFVSKDGPLLEICGLNCDD, from the exons ATGGACACTGGTGGTCGACTCATAGCTGGTTCTCATAACAGAAACGAGTTCGTGTTGATCAATGCAGATGAAAACGCAAGA ATAAAGTCTGTGCAAGAATTGAGCGGACAAACATGTCAGATCTGCGGGGATGAGATTGAGATTACAGTGGATGGAGAGCCCTTTGTTGCCTGCAATGAATGTGCTTTCCCGGTTTGCAGACCCTGCTACGAGTATGAGAGAAGAGAGGGTAACCAAGCTTGCCCTCAGTGCAAAACCAGATACAAACGAATCAAAG GCAGTCCTAGGGTTGAAGGTGATGAGGAAGAAGATGACATAGATGATCTGGACAATGAGTTTGACTATGATGCTTCGGACCCTCAACAGGTTGCTGAGGCCATGCTCAATGCACGCCTTAACACTGGCCGTGGTACCCACCAAAATGCCTATGGAATGCCTGCATCTTCAGAACTTGATTCTTCTCTTCCTAGCTCTCAAATTCCTCTCTTGACCTATGGTGAAGAG GATTCGGAGATTTCTGCTGATCATCATGCTCTCATTGTACCCCAATTTATGGGCAATGGAAATAGAGTTCATCCAATGCCTTGTAGTGATCCATCTGTACCTT TGCAACCTAGACCTATGGTTCCTAAGAAAGATATAGCAGTATATGGCTATGGAAGTGTCGCATGGAAGGATAGGATGGAGGAGTGGAAGAAAAGGCAGAATGACAAACTTCAGGTAGTTAAGCACGAAGGAGGGAATGATGGAGGAAACTTTGATGGAAAGGAGCTGGATGATGCTGATTTGCCAAT GATGGATGAAGGCAGGCAACCACTTTCAAGGAAGTTACCGATTCCTTCAAGCAAGATAAATCCATACAGAATGATTATCATACTCCGTCTTGCAATTCTTGGCCTATTTTTCCACTATAGACTTCTGCATCCAGTCAGGGATGCGTATGGCTTGTGGTTGACATCTGTAATATGTGAAATATGGTTTGCTGTTTCATGGATTCTGGATCAATTCCCTAAGTGGTGCCCTATAGAACGTGAAACATATCTTGATCGCCTATCTCTGAG GTATGAGAAAGAAGGGAAACCGTCAGAGTTGGCTAATGTAGACATTTTTGTGAGTACAGTGGATCCAATGAAAGAACCTCCACTGATCACTGCGAACACTGTTCTGTCCATCCTCGCTGTTGATTATCCTGTCGATAAAGTTGCATGCTATGTATCAGATGATGGTGCTGCCATGCTTACATTTGAAGCTCTCTCTGAGACAGCTGAATTTGCTAGGAAATGGGTCCCTTTCTGTAAAAAGTTCAATATTGAGCCCCGTGCTCCAGAGTGGTATTTTTCTCAGAAGATAGACTACCTAAGAAACAAAGTCCATCCAGCTTTTGTCAGGGAAAGGCGAGCAATGAAG AGAGAGTATGAAGAATTCAAAGTTCAGATAAATGGTTTGGTTGCCACGGCACAGAAGGTTCCTGAGGATGGTTGGACAATGCAGGATGGAACTCCATGGCCTGGAAACAATGTTCGTGACCATCCTGGCATGATTCAG gttttcctgggtgataatggTGTTCGAGATGTGGAAGGAAATGAACTACCTAGCCTAGTTTATGTTTCTCGTGAGAAGAGGCCAGGTTTTGAACATCATAAAAAGGCTGGGGCTATGAATGCTTTG ATACGAGTCTCAGCTGTCCTTTCAAATGCTCCTTATCTGCTGAATGTTGATTGTGATCACTATATTAACAATAGTAAAGCACTTAGAGAAGCCATGTGTTTCATGATGGACCCAACATCCGGGAAAAAAGTTTGTTATGTGCAGTTTCCTCAAAGATTTGATGGAATTGATAGACATGACAGATACTCAAATCGCAATGTTGTGTTCTTCGAT ATCAACATGAAAGGATTAGATGGCATACAAGGACCAATATATGTGGGAACAGGGTGTGTTTTCAGAAGACAAGCTCTTTATGGTTTTGATGCGCCAGTTACAAAGAAGCCTCCTGGTAAAACCTGCAATTGTTTGCCAAAATGGTGTTGCTTTCTATGCTGTTGTTCTAGAAAGAACAAGAAACAGAAGCAAAAGAAGGAGAAGACAAAGAAGTCTAAGCAAAGGGAAGCCTCAAAGCAGATACATGCTCTTGAAAACATTGAAGGGGCAATTTCAG AGTCAAACTCTCAGTCATCAGTGACATCTGAAATGAAATTGGAGAAGAAATTTGGTCAGTCTCCTGTTTTTGTGGCTTCGACTCTTCTGGAGGATGGAGGAGTTCCTCAAAATGCTAGCCCTGCTTCATTACTGAGAGAAGCAATCCAAGTCATAAGTTGTGGTTACGAAGATAAAACAGAATGGGGAAAGGAA GTTGGCTGGATATATGGCTCTGTGACTGAGGATATATTAACAGGATTCAAGATGCACTGTCATGGCTGGCGATCTGTGTACTGCATACCTAAAAGACCTGCTTTTAAGGGTTCAGCTCCTATTAACCTCTCAGATCGTCTGCACCAAGTTCTACGTTGGGCTCTTGGATCTGTTGAAATTTTCTTGAGCAGGCATTGTCCCATTTGGTACGGTTACGGGGGTGGATTGAAATGGTTGGAACGGTTTTCCTACATAAACTCAGTCGTATATCCATGGACCTCCATTCCCTTGCTTGTTTACTGTACCCTTCCAGCTATATGTCTCCTTACCGGGAAGTTTATTGTTCCTGAG ATTAGCAACTATGCCAGTCTAGTATTCATGGGTCTCTTCATATCAATTGCTGCAACCGGTATTCTCGAGATGCAGTGGGGTGGTGTAGGAATTGATGACTGGTGGAGAAACGAACAATTCTGGGTGATTGGAGGTGTATCATCACACCTCTTTGCCCTCTTTCAGGGTTTACTGAAGGTTCTGGCTGGTGTCAGCACAAGCTTCACCGTGACCTCTAAAGCAGCTGACGACGGTGAATTTTCTGAGCTTTACCTCTTCAAGTGGACATCGTTACTCATCCCTCCCACCACCTTATTGATCATAAACATAGTCGGCGTCGTGGTTGGAATCTCAGATGCCATTAATAATGGGTATGATTCATGGGGCCCATTGTTTGGGCGACTATTTTTCGCCTTTTGGGTTATTATCCACCTCTACCCCTTCCTCAAGGGTCTGCTTGGGAAACAAGACCGAATGCCAACCATTATTTTGGTTTGGTCAATCCTGCTGGCCTCGATCTTGACACTTATGTGGGTCCGAATA